The Pseudorasbora parva isolate DD20220531a chromosome 16, ASM2467924v1, whole genome shotgun sequence genome includes a region encoding these proteins:
- the morf4l1 gene encoding mortality factor 4-like protein 1 produces the protein MAPKQDPKPKFQEGERVLCFHGPLLYEAKCVKINIKDKQVKYFIHYSGWNKNWDEWVPESRVLKYVDSNLQKQKELQKANQDHYVEGRMRGVAPSKKIAAVQQKNVDVKTKKNKQKTPGSGEGTSTGDMPHPPRKKRARVDPTVESEETFINRVEVKVKIPEELKPWLVDDWDLITRQKQLFHLPAKKNVDAVLEDYANYKKSRGNCDNKEYAVNEVVAGIREYFNVMLGTQLLYKFERPQYAEILANHPDTPMSQIYGAPHLLRLFVRIGAMLAYTPLDEKSLALLLSYLQDFLKYLVKNSSCLFCASDYEVAPPEYHRKAV, from the exons ATGGCGCCTAAACAGGACCCTAAACCTAAATTTCAAGAAG GTGAACGAGTGCTGTGCTTTCATGGGCCATTGCTATACGAAGCTAAG TGTGTGAAAATCAATATCAAGGATAAACAAGTGAAATACTTTATTCATTACAGTGGATGGAATAAGAA TTGGGACGAATGGGTTCCTGAAAGCCGTGTGCTTAAATATGTGGACAGTAACCTGCAAAAACAGAAAGAGCTTCAGAAGGCAAACCA AGACCATTATGTTGAGGGAAGGATGAGGGGTGTCGCACCGAGCAAGAAAATCGCTGCTGTGCAGcaaaaaaatgtagatgt AAAAACCAAGAAGAACAAGCAAAAGA CACCAGGGTCTGGAGAGGGCACTAGCACTGGGGACATGCCTCACCCCCCACGCAAGAAGAGGGCACGAGTTGACCCAACTGTGGAGAGT GAGGAAACTTTCATTAACAGAGTAGAAGTCAAGGTAAAAATTCCTGAAGAGTTAAAACCGTGGCTGGTAGATGACTGGGACCTGATCACTAGACAGAAGCAG ctTTTTCACTTGCCTGCAAAAAAGAATGTGGATGCTGTCCTGGAGGACTATGCAAATTACAAGAAATCAAGAGGAAACTGTGATAACAA GGAATATGCCGTGAATGAGGTGGTTGCTGGAATCCGTGAGTACTTCAACGTCATGTTGGGCACTCAGCTCCTCTACAAGTTTGAGCGGCCGCAGTATGCAGAGATCCTAGCAAACCATCCAGATACGCCCATGTCTCAGATCTATGGGGCGCCGCACCTGCTGAGGCTTTTTG TGAGAATTGGAGCAATGCTGGCCTACACGCCTCTGGACGAGAAGAGTCTAGCCCTGCTTCTCAGCTACCTGCAAGATTTTTTAAA GTATTTGGTGAAGAATTCATCATGTCTGTTCTGTGCAAGTGACTATGAGGTTGCACCTCCGGAATATCATCGCAAAGCTGTCTGA